The proteins below are encoded in one region of Fibrella aestuarina BUZ 2:
- a CDS encoding BatD family protein translates to MKLGIFILVFALYFHEKTSVFAQSTDNPIVIELSATSFTIERPFTISIIVRDSETRPTIAFPAIAGFVKQGTSYSSSRSEFGGREVVSQVVVQTYAATQPGTFRLAPFTVTVDGQTVRSPGAQLIVRPSTTAATSTSALSATALAKAKTDKRTAFLQTTVNYTRLYTGQGLHVRVSFYVAENYPYELRFDRLAQQVELLTRQLRPVNAWEENDNISELRPRPTLLNGQRYVEYPVYSATFFPLATRTGLPRTITLPAVSLRVSRLSPTPVQPTGPGSQTGRAATASSPQADEVAFTSEPVQVMVQPLPGRSGQTGAVSVGSFRLIDEADRSRVGVGQSVRYDIRIEGQGNIASIQAPQLVNVGDGLDVFPPQSQEQIGRVGAAVSGYKSFRYFLIPKQKGPVALANRFFWVYFDPQIGRYDTLRPRLVLRVGEATDSLATGIVPSDTLDQAGRPSIYAGLEQTDSAEQSVNWPVLVRAIANVLIIIMILGTLFVFARK, encoded by the coding sequence ATGAAACTTGGAATATTCATATTAGTTTTTGCATTATATTTCCATGAGAAAACCAGCGTTTTTGCCCAATCCACTGATAATCCAATTGTTATCGAGTTAAGTGCAACCAGTTTTACTATTGAACGGCCCTTTACCATTTCAATTATCGTTCGAGACAGTGAAACCCGCCCTACTATCGCTTTTCCGGCCATTGCGGGTTTCGTCAAACAGGGGACGTCGTACAGTTCGAGCCGCAGTGAATTTGGCGGCCGCGAGGTAGTTAGTCAGGTTGTTGTTCAGACCTATGCGGCTACCCAGCCAGGTACGTTTCGGCTTGCTCCCTTTACGGTTACCGTCGACGGGCAGACGGTGCGCTCACCCGGCGCGCAACTCATCGTACGGCCTTCCACAACCGCCGCCACATCCACATCGGCGCTCTCAGCAACCGCCCTGGCCAAGGCAAAAACCGACAAACGGACGGCCTTCTTGCAGACGACCGTAAATTACACCAGGCTCTACACCGGGCAGGGGCTGCATGTCAGGGTGTCTTTTTACGTGGCCGAAAACTACCCCTATGAACTGCGTTTCGACCGGCTGGCCCAGCAGGTGGAGTTGCTAACCCGGCAACTGAGGCCGGTTAACGCCTGGGAGGAAAACGACAACATCAGCGAACTGCGGCCCCGCCCTACCCTACTCAACGGGCAGCGGTACGTGGAGTACCCGGTTTATTCGGCCACGTTTTTTCCATTGGCGACTCGCACCGGCCTCCCCCGGACGATTACGCTCCCGGCGGTATCGTTGCGGGTGTCGCGCCTGAGCCCCACACCCGTTCAGCCGACCGGGCCGGGCTCGCAAACGGGGCGGGCGGCCACGGCATCCAGCCCACAGGCCGATGAGGTGGCGTTTACGAGTGAACCCGTGCAAGTGATGGTGCAGCCCCTACCCGGCCGAAGCGGCCAAACGGGGGCCGTATCGGTAGGTTCATTTCGCCTGATCGACGAAGCCGACCGTAGCCGAGTGGGCGTTGGTCAGAGTGTGCGCTACGATATTCGGATCGAAGGGCAGGGTAATATTGCCAGTATACAGGCGCCCCAACTTGTCAATGTGGGCGATGGCCTCGACGTCTTTCCGCCACAATCGCAGGAACAGATTGGGCGGGTGGGCGCGGCCGTGAGTGGCTATAAGTCGTTTCGCTACTTTCTGATTCCGAAGCAAAAAGGCCCGGTGGCGTTGGCTAATCGGTTTTTCTGGGTTTATTTCGACCCCCAGATTGGCCGGTACGATACGTTGCGCCCCCGTTTGGTGCTTCGCGTTGGGGAAGCCACCGATAGCCTGGCAACGGGCATCGTGCCGTCTGACACCCTCGATCAGGCAGGTCGCCCGTCGATCTACGCGGGGCTGGAACAAACCGACAGCGCCGAGCAATCGGTGAATTGGCCCGTGCTGGTTCGGGCCATTGCCAACGTGCTTATCATCATCATGATTCTGGGTACGTTGTTTGTCTTTGCCAGGAAATGA
- the aroC gene encoding chorismate synthase encodes MSSTYGILFKIATFGESHGAAIGVTIDGCPAGLAFDTDFIQAELDRRKPGQSRITTQRREADEFEVLSGVFEGVTQGTPIALVIRNTDQRSKDYGHIAQQFRPSHADYTYQSKYGTRDYRGGGRSSARETAARVAAGAVAKLLLRQLGVSVQAYVSQVGKLKLEKSYSELNLALAEDNAVRCPDPATAEQMFALIDETRKQGDSIGGVVDCVCTGVPAGWGEPVFDKLHAELGKAMLSINAVKGFEYGSGFAGAEQYGSQHNDEFYTDEAGQVRTRTNQSGGIQGGISNGETIYFRTAFKPVATIMQDQASVDAAGNAVTVSGKGRHDPCVVPRAVPIVEAMAALVLADMWLRSKSAKL; translated from the coding sequence GTGAGCAGCACCTACGGAATTCTCTTCAAAATAGCCACCTTCGGCGAGTCGCATGGCGCGGCGATTGGCGTCACCATCGACGGTTGCCCGGCGGGTCTGGCGTTCGATACTGATTTCATTCAGGCCGAATTGGACCGGCGCAAACCCGGCCAATCGCGCATCACGACCCAACGGCGCGAAGCCGATGAGTTCGAGGTGCTATCGGGTGTGTTTGAGGGCGTCACGCAGGGCACACCCATCGCGCTCGTGATTCGCAACACCGATCAGCGCAGCAAGGATTACGGCCACATTGCCCAGCAGTTTCGGCCGAGCCACGCCGACTACACCTATCAGTCTAAATACGGCACCCGCGACTACCGGGGCGGGGGCCGGTCGTCGGCGCGCGAGACGGCGGCACGGGTAGCGGCGGGGGCGGTGGCCAAATTGCTGCTGCGCCAGCTGGGCGTTTCGGTGCAGGCCTACGTGTCGCAGGTTGGGAAACTCAAACTGGAAAAATCCTATTCGGAACTGAATCTGGCGCTGGCCGAAGACAATGCCGTGCGCTGCCCCGATCCGGCTACCGCTGAGCAGATGTTTGCCCTCATCGATGAAACCCGCAAGCAGGGCGACAGCATCGGTGGTGTAGTCGACTGCGTGTGCACGGGTGTACCCGCCGGCTGGGGCGAACCAGTTTTCGACAAATTGCACGCTGAATTGGGCAAGGCCATGTTGAGCATCAACGCGGTAAAAGGCTTTGAATACGGCAGCGGCTTTGCGGGCGCCGAGCAATATGGCTCGCAGCATAACGACGAATTCTACACCGACGAAGCGGGTCAGGTACGTACCCGCACCAACCAGTCGGGGGGTATTCAGGGCGGCATCAGCAATGGCGAGACCATCTATTTCCGTACCGCTTTCAAGCCCGTTGCCACCATCATGCAGGACCAGGCCAGTGTGGATGCGGCGGGCAATGCCGTCACGGTTAGTGGCAAGGGGCGCCATGATCCCTGCGTTGTACCCCGGGCCGTACCGATTGTGGAAGCGATGGCTGCGCTGGTGCTGGCCGATATGTGGCTGCGCAGCAAAAGCGCAAAGCTGTAA